The Luteibacter flocculans genomic interval TTTCGGATTTTCGGCAGCCATGCGCTTGGCAAGGCCGACCTTTTGTTCGTAGGCGAGCAGCGCGGGGGAACCGAGCTGGGCCTGGGACGAGGTACTGACACGATCGGGCGTCATGTCGTCGTCATCGACCATGACCGACACCGTGGGCATCGGCCCGGCGAGCGCGACGTTGTTCATGACCACCGGCGCCGGCTTCAGCAGCCCCTTCAGAATCGGACGCAGGACGAAGAAACCGACGATGAGCGCGATCATGACACCAAGCCCCTGCTTGATCAGATCAAGCATGCCCGGCCGCTCCCAGAAGGGTGTGCTCTGCGGCGCATCTTCGGCGAGCGTGCCATGGAACGGTTCGTTGATGACGCTGACGCTGTCGCCGCGCGTGGCGCTGAAGCCGACCGCATTCTTGGTGAGCTCGGTAAGGCGGGCCAGTTCCTCGGTGGTAAACGGCACGCTCTTCGTCTTGCCGTCCTTGTCGGGAACCTGCTTGTTGTCGACCACCACGGCCACCGACAGACGAGCGACCTTCCCCGCCGGATCGGTGACGTGGCTCACCGTGCGATCGAGTTCGTAGTTACGCGTGGCGCTTTGCGTCTGCTGCGTCGGCGATTGCGCGCCCTGCGTGCTGGCGGTCTGCGCGCCGGTCTTGCCACCCGCAGCGGGATTCGCCGCCGTAGCGTTGGCACCCGTGTTCGGCGGCTGATTGCTCAGCGCGCCGGGCACACCGCCGTTGTTCGCCGCATCGGTGCGCGTATCGCTACTGGTCTGCTCGCTGCGCAGCGCAGGGTTGTCGTGGTTGAAGGTTTCGCTGGCCTTTTCGGTCTGCGAGAAATCCAGATCGGCGAACACCTGTGCGCGCACCTTGCCGGCGCCAACGAGCGGCGTGAGCAGGTCTTCGACGCGCTGCGTGTACGTCGCTTCGATGCGATTGGACAGGCGAAGGCGGCTGTCGCCGATCGCGGAAGCACTGTCCGGATCGCTGACAGTGAGCAGATTGCCCGCCTGGTCGATGACCGAGACCTGGCGCGTGTCCAGGTCGGGCACGCTGGCGGCCACGAGATGGACGATGGCGGCCACCTGGCCCTGGTCGAGCTGGC includes:
- the fliF gene encoding flagellar basal-body MS-ring/collar protein FliF produces the protein MADNGVATTDSNASRMDSLKSLAQTPAVRQILLLAGIAAAVAIGIAAVMWSRAPNYGLLYGGLEQKDAAAVTQALQAGNTPYTLSADGSSIFVPAADVAGIRLKLAGQGLPQGSAASAMPQADSPFGMSDMAERSRYQSMLESDLSNTIAGLQSVRAARVHLALPKPSAFIRDNKPASASVVVTLYPGRQLDQGQVAAIVHLVAASVPDLDTRQVSVIDQAGNLLTVSDPDSASAIGDSRLRLSNRIEATYTQRVEDLLTPLVGAGKVRAQVFADLDFSQTEKASETFNHDNPALRSEQTSSDTRTDAANNGGVPGALSNQPPNTGANATAANPAAGGKTGAQTASTQGAQSPTQQTQSATRNYELDRTVSHVTDPAGKVARLSVAVVVDNKQVPDKDGKTKSVPFTTEELARLTELTKNAVGFSATRGDSVSVINEPFHGTLAEDAPQSTPFWERPGMLDLIKQGLGVMIALIVGFFVLRPILKGLLKPAPVVMNNVALAGPMPTVSVMVDDDDMTPDRVSTSSQAQLGSPALLAYEQKVGLAKRMAAENPKQMAQVVKSWVSDDGS